A single Phragmites australis chromosome 4, lpPhrAust1.1, whole genome shotgun sequence DNA region contains:
- the LOC133916954 gene encoding protein NPGR2-like isoform X3, giving the protein MVDRKERGRFSKLFHRMSMQCLCSGDQMNGMDEVVQTSEKIIIKDGIEEAELSLQGGGSLNYEEARALLGRVEYQRGHIEEALRVFDGIKISTLIPGMKRSISRKVGQQKPHSHSSSPVMPFHVVTILMETMYLKAIALRDLGKFEDAARECSTILDIVESALPEGLPSNFGNDCNLNETICGAVELLPELWKLGGFPVEAISSYRRALVRNWNLDVKIIARVQKEFAIFLLYSGCEACPPNLQSQLDGLFVTRNNLEEAILLFLILLMKFNLKRVERDPTVMHHLTFALSVSGQLKPLVCQFEELLPGVLDNREWLYSVALCYLASEDDLTALNLLRRELKSGEDSNSLKELLLASKICGENNEHAEGVLYARRALANLYGGCDQMEAVADLLLGISLSNQARYATTDTERASQQHEVLEVLGNAGKKMHGRDFGIMYNLSLENAVQRKLGAAAHFAKKLLKLEAGSELKTWLLIARIMSAQKRYEDAECIVDAALDQAGKWCQGDLLQTKAQIQIAQGQFKKAIDTYTQLLAVIQLRTTSFGAGISMLQGTKADRRLEVKTWYDLALLYQRMLQWKDAELCISKIRAISPYSPMASHATEVYHAGKLHEAKGFLKEALQAYSTALDLEPEHVPSLISTATVLRQLGERLVPSVRCFLTDALRLDRMNHVAWFNLGLLYEDEGDSSALEAAECFRVAALLEETAPAEPFR; this is encoded by the exons ATGGTGGATagaaaagagagggggagaTTTAGTAAATTGTTTCATCGGATGTCAATGCAATGCTTGTGCTCTGGGGATCAGATGAACGGGATGGATGAAGTGGTCCAGACATCAGAGAAAATAATCATTAAGGATGGCAT TGAGGAAGCTGAGTTGTCCCTCCAGGGGGGTGGTTCCCTTAACTATGAG gaaGCAAGGGCATTGCTTGGAAGGGTAGAATACCAAAGAGGGCATATTGAAGAAGCACTTCGAGTGTTTGATGGGATAAAGATATCTACACTAATTCCTGGGATGAAAAGATCAATCTCTAGAAAAGTGGGGCAGCAGAAGCCCCATTCACATTCCAGCTCTCCGGTAATGCCCTTCCATGTTGTTACTATACTAATGGAGACTATGTATCTCAAAGCTATAGCACTTCGTGATCTTGGAAAGTTCGAAG ATGCTGCACGTGAGTGCAGTACAATATTGGACATTGTTGAATCTGCACTACCTGAGGGTTTACCATCCAACTTTGGAAATGACTGCAACTTGAATGAAACAATATGCGGAGCAGTTGAGTTGCTTCCGGAGCTTTGGAAATTAGGTGGTTTTCCTGTTGAAGCTATCTCTTCATATAGGAGGGCTCTTGTTCGGAATTGGAACCTTGATGTAAAGATCATTGCTAGAGTACAGAAGGAATTTGCTATTTTTCTCCTATACAGTGGCTGTGAAGCCTGCCCTCCGAATCTTCAATCTCAATTGGATGGTTTATTTGTAACTCGGAACAATTTGGAAGAAgctattcttctttttttgattCTGTTGATGAAGTTCAATCTTAagagggttgagagagacccaacTGTGATGCATCACCTAACTTTTGCACTGTCCGTGTCAGGTCAGTTGAAACCTCTAGTTTGTCAGTTTGAAGAACTATTACCTGGTGTTCTAGACAATAGAGAGTGGTTGTACAGTGTTGCTTTGTGCTACCTAGCATCAGAAGATGATTTAACCGCACTGAATCTGCTTAGAAGAGAATTGAAGTCTGGAGAGGATTCAAATAGTCTCAAAGAACTTCTCCTGGCTTCAAAAATTTGTGGTGAGAACAATGAGCATGCTGAAGGTGTTTTATATGCTCGCAGAGCCCTTGCCAATCTATATGGAGGTTGTGACCAAATGGAGGCTGTAGCGGACCTTTTGCTTGGCATTTCCCTTTCCAATCAAGCTAGATATGCTACAACTGATACAGAGAGAGCTTCTCAGCAGCATGAAGTATTGGAGGTGCTTGGTAATGCTGGAAAGAAGATGCATGGCAGAGATTTTGGGATAATGTACAATCTCAGCCTTGAAAATGCTGTCCAGAGGAAATTAGGTGCTGCAGCTCATTTTGCCAAGAAGCTGTTGAAATTAGAGGCTGGGTCAgaattgaagacttggctcCTTATAGCTCGAATAATGAGTGCCCAAAAACGCTATGAAGATGCTGAATGCATTGTGGATGCTGCGCTAGATCAAGCTGGGAAGTGGTGTCAAGGAGATCTGTTGCAAACCAAAGCCCAAATTCAGATTGCCCAGGGGCAATTTAAGAAAGCAATTGATACGTATACCCAGCTTCTTGCTGTGATCCAACTTAGGACGACAAGTTTTGGTGCTGGGATTTCTATGTTGCAG GGCACTAAGGCTGATAGAAGGCTGGAAGTAAAGACATGGTATGATCTTGCCCTTTTGTACCAAAGAATGCTGCAGTGGAAGGATGCAGAACTTTGCATATCCAAGATAAGAGCTATCAGTCCATATTCCCCCATGGCTTCTCATGCTACAG AAGTTTACCATGCAGGAAAGCTACATGAAGCGAAAGGTTTTCTAAAGGAAGCTCTTCAAGCATACTCAACAGCATTAGACCTCGAACCTGAACATGTACCCAGTTTGATATCAACTGCTACTGTTCTTCGACAGCTTGGTGAGAGGCTCGTGCCTTCTGTAAGATGCTTCCTTACTGATGCGCTGCGACTAGACAGAATGAATCATGTTGCATGGTTCAACCTTGGCTTACTCTATGAAGATGAAGGCGACAGTTCAGCACTTGAAGCTGCTGAATGTTTTAGGGTCGCTGCTCTTCTTGAAGAAACTGCCCCAGCAGAACCTTTCAGATGA
- the LOC133916954 gene encoding protein NPGR2-like isoform X1: MVDRKERGRFSKLFHRMSMQCLCSGDQMNGMDEVVQTSEKIIIKDGMASRYSSPNFVGEQHVNNARIEEAELSLQGGGSLNYEEARALLGRVEYQRGHIEEALRVFDGIKISTLIPGMKRSISRKVGQQKPHSHSSSPVMPFHVVTILMETMYLKAIALRDLGKFEDAARECSTILDIVESALPEGLPSNFGNDCNLNETICGAVELLPELWKLGGFPVEAISSYRRALVRNWNLDVKIIARVQKEFAIFLLYSGCEACPPNLQSQLDGLFVTRNNLEEAILLFLILLMKFNLKRVERDPTVMHHLTFALSVSGQLKPLVCQFEELLPGVLDNREWLYSVALCYLASEDDLTALNLLRRELKSGEDSNSLKELLLASKICGENNEHAEGVLYARRALANLYGGCDQMEAVADLLLGISLSNQARYATTDTERASQQHEVLEVLGNAGKKMHGRDFGIMYNLSLENAVQRKLGAAAHFAKKLLKLEAGSELKTWLLIARIMSAQKRYEDAECIVDAALDQAGKWCQGDLLQTKAQIQIAQGQFKKAIDTYTQLLAVIQLRTTSFGAGISMLQGTKADRRLEVKTWYDLALLYQRMLQWKDAELCISKIRAISPYSPMASHATEVYHAGKLHEAKGFLKEALQAYSTALDLEPEHVPSLISTATVLRQLGERLVPSVRCFLTDALRLDRMNHVAWFNLGLLYEDEGDSSALEAAECFRVAALLEETAPAEPFR; encoded by the exons ATGGTGGATagaaaagagagggggagaTTTAGTAAATTGTTTCATCGGATGTCAATGCAATGCTTGTGCTCTGGGGATCAGATGAACGGGATGGATGAAGTGGTCCAGACATCAGAGAAAATAATCATTAAGGATGGCATGGCCAGCAGGTATTCATCTCCAAATTTTGTGGGTGAGCAGCATGTCAACAATGCTCGCATTGAGGAAGCTGAGTTGTCCCTCCAGGGGGGTGGTTCCCTTAACTATGAG gaaGCAAGGGCATTGCTTGGAAGGGTAGAATACCAAAGAGGGCATATTGAAGAAGCACTTCGAGTGTTTGATGGGATAAAGATATCTACACTAATTCCTGGGATGAAAAGATCAATCTCTAGAAAAGTGGGGCAGCAGAAGCCCCATTCACATTCCAGCTCTCCGGTAATGCCCTTCCATGTTGTTACTATACTAATGGAGACTATGTATCTCAAAGCTATAGCACTTCGTGATCTTGGAAAGTTCGAAG ATGCTGCACGTGAGTGCAGTACAATATTGGACATTGTTGAATCTGCACTACCTGAGGGTTTACCATCCAACTTTGGAAATGACTGCAACTTGAATGAAACAATATGCGGAGCAGTTGAGTTGCTTCCGGAGCTTTGGAAATTAGGTGGTTTTCCTGTTGAAGCTATCTCTTCATATAGGAGGGCTCTTGTTCGGAATTGGAACCTTGATGTAAAGATCATTGCTAGAGTACAGAAGGAATTTGCTATTTTTCTCCTATACAGTGGCTGTGAAGCCTGCCCTCCGAATCTTCAATCTCAATTGGATGGTTTATTTGTAACTCGGAACAATTTGGAAGAAgctattcttctttttttgattCTGTTGATGAAGTTCAATCTTAagagggttgagagagacccaacTGTGATGCATCACCTAACTTTTGCACTGTCCGTGTCAGGTCAGTTGAAACCTCTAGTTTGTCAGTTTGAAGAACTATTACCTGGTGTTCTAGACAATAGAGAGTGGTTGTACAGTGTTGCTTTGTGCTACCTAGCATCAGAAGATGATTTAACCGCACTGAATCTGCTTAGAAGAGAATTGAAGTCTGGAGAGGATTCAAATAGTCTCAAAGAACTTCTCCTGGCTTCAAAAATTTGTGGTGAGAACAATGAGCATGCTGAAGGTGTTTTATATGCTCGCAGAGCCCTTGCCAATCTATATGGAGGTTGTGACCAAATGGAGGCTGTAGCGGACCTTTTGCTTGGCATTTCCCTTTCCAATCAAGCTAGATATGCTACAACTGATACAGAGAGAGCTTCTCAGCAGCATGAAGTATTGGAGGTGCTTGGTAATGCTGGAAAGAAGATGCATGGCAGAGATTTTGGGATAATGTACAATCTCAGCCTTGAAAATGCTGTCCAGAGGAAATTAGGTGCTGCAGCTCATTTTGCCAAGAAGCTGTTGAAATTAGAGGCTGGGTCAgaattgaagacttggctcCTTATAGCTCGAATAATGAGTGCCCAAAAACGCTATGAAGATGCTGAATGCATTGTGGATGCTGCGCTAGATCAAGCTGGGAAGTGGTGTCAAGGAGATCTGTTGCAAACCAAAGCCCAAATTCAGATTGCCCAGGGGCAATTTAAGAAAGCAATTGATACGTATACCCAGCTTCTTGCTGTGATCCAACTTAGGACGACAAGTTTTGGTGCTGGGATTTCTATGTTGCAG GGCACTAAGGCTGATAGAAGGCTGGAAGTAAAGACATGGTATGATCTTGCCCTTTTGTACCAAAGAATGCTGCAGTGGAAGGATGCAGAACTTTGCATATCCAAGATAAGAGCTATCAGTCCATATTCCCCCATGGCTTCTCATGCTACAG AAGTTTACCATGCAGGAAAGCTACATGAAGCGAAAGGTTTTCTAAAGGAAGCTCTTCAAGCATACTCAACAGCATTAGACCTCGAACCTGAACATGTACCCAGTTTGATATCAACTGCTACTGTTCTTCGACAGCTTGGTGAGAGGCTCGTGCCTTCTGTAAGATGCTTCCTTACTGATGCGCTGCGACTAGACAGAATGAATCATGTTGCATGGTTCAACCTTGGCTTACTCTATGAAGATGAAGGCGACAGTTCAGCACTTGAAGCTGCTGAATGTTTTAGGGTCGCTGCTCTTCTTGAAGAAACTGCCCCAGCAGAACCTTTCAGATGA
- the LOC133916954 gene encoding protein NPGR2-like isoform X2, with translation MVDRKERGRFSKLFHRMSMQCLCSGDQMNGMDEVVQTSEKIIIKDGMASRYSSPNFVGEQHVNNARIEEAELSLQGGGSLNYEEARALLGRVEYQRGHIEEALRVFDGIKISTLIPGMKRSISRKVGQQKPHSHSSSPVMPFHVVTILMETMYLKAIALRDLGKFEDAARECSTILDIVESALPEGLPSNFGNDCNLNETICGAVELLPELWKLGGFPVEAISSYRRALVRNWNLDVKIIARVQKEFAIFLLYSGCEACPPNLQSQLDGLFVTRNNLEEAILLFLILLMKFNLKRVERDPTVMHHLTFALSVSGQLKPLVCQFEELLPGVLDNREWLYSVALCYLASEDDLTALNLLRRELKSGEDSNSLKELLLASKICGENNEHAEGVLYARRALANLYGGCDQMEAVADLLLGISLSNQARYATTDTERASQQHEVLEVLGNAGKKMHGRDFGIMYNLSLENAVQRKLGAAAHFAKKLLKLEAGSELKTWLLIARIMSAQKRYEDAECIVDAALDQAGKWCQGDLLQTKAQIQIAQGQFKKAIDTYTQLLAVIQLRTTSFGAGISMLQGTKADRRLEVKTWYDLALLYQRMLQWKDAELCISKIRAISPYSPMASHATGKLHEAKGFLKEALQAYSTALDLEPEHVPSLISTATVLRQLGERLVPSVRCFLTDALRLDRMNHVAWFNLGLLYEDEGDSSALEAAECFRVAALLEETAPAEPFR, from the exons ATGGTGGATagaaaagagagggggagaTTTAGTAAATTGTTTCATCGGATGTCAATGCAATGCTTGTGCTCTGGGGATCAGATGAACGGGATGGATGAAGTGGTCCAGACATCAGAGAAAATAATCATTAAGGATGGCATGGCCAGCAGGTATTCATCTCCAAATTTTGTGGGTGAGCAGCATGTCAACAATGCTCGCATTGAGGAAGCTGAGTTGTCCCTCCAGGGGGGTGGTTCCCTTAACTATGAG gaaGCAAGGGCATTGCTTGGAAGGGTAGAATACCAAAGAGGGCATATTGAAGAAGCACTTCGAGTGTTTGATGGGATAAAGATATCTACACTAATTCCTGGGATGAAAAGATCAATCTCTAGAAAAGTGGGGCAGCAGAAGCCCCATTCACATTCCAGCTCTCCGGTAATGCCCTTCCATGTTGTTACTATACTAATGGAGACTATGTATCTCAAAGCTATAGCACTTCGTGATCTTGGAAAGTTCGAAG ATGCTGCACGTGAGTGCAGTACAATATTGGACATTGTTGAATCTGCACTACCTGAGGGTTTACCATCCAACTTTGGAAATGACTGCAACTTGAATGAAACAATATGCGGAGCAGTTGAGTTGCTTCCGGAGCTTTGGAAATTAGGTGGTTTTCCTGTTGAAGCTATCTCTTCATATAGGAGGGCTCTTGTTCGGAATTGGAACCTTGATGTAAAGATCATTGCTAGAGTACAGAAGGAATTTGCTATTTTTCTCCTATACAGTGGCTGTGAAGCCTGCCCTCCGAATCTTCAATCTCAATTGGATGGTTTATTTGTAACTCGGAACAATTTGGAAGAAgctattcttctttttttgattCTGTTGATGAAGTTCAATCTTAagagggttgagagagacccaacTGTGATGCATCACCTAACTTTTGCACTGTCCGTGTCAGGTCAGTTGAAACCTCTAGTTTGTCAGTTTGAAGAACTATTACCTGGTGTTCTAGACAATAGAGAGTGGTTGTACAGTGTTGCTTTGTGCTACCTAGCATCAGAAGATGATTTAACCGCACTGAATCTGCTTAGAAGAGAATTGAAGTCTGGAGAGGATTCAAATAGTCTCAAAGAACTTCTCCTGGCTTCAAAAATTTGTGGTGAGAACAATGAGCATGCTGAAGGTGTTTTATATGCTCGCAGAGCCCTTGCCAATCTATATGGAGGTTGTGACCAAATGGAGGCTGTAGCGGACCTTTTGCTTGGCATTTCCCTTTCCAATCAAGCTAGATATGCTACAACTGATACAGAGAGAGCTTCTCAGCAGCATGAAGTATTGGAGGTGCTTGGTAATGCTGGAAAGAAGATGCATGGCAGAGATTTTGGGATAATGTACAATCTCAGCCTTGAAAATGCTGTCCAGAGGAAATTAGGTGCTGCAGCTCATTTTGCCAAGAAGCTGTTGAAATTAGAGGCTGGGTCAgaattgaagacttggctcCTTATAGCTCGAATAATGAGTGCCCAAAAACGCTATGAAGATGCTGAATGCATTGTGGATGCTGCGCTAGATCAAGCTGGGAAGTGGTGTCAAGGAGATCTGTTGCAAACCAAAGCCCAAATTCAGATTGCCCAGGGGCAATTTAAGAAAGCAATTGATACGTATACCCAGCTTCTTGCTGTGATCCAACTTAGGACGACAAGTTTTGGTGCTGGGATTTCTATGTTGCAG GGCACTAAGGCTGATAGAAGGCTGGAAGTAAAGACATGGTATGATCTTGCCCTTTTGTACCAAAGAATGCTGCAGTGGAAGGATGCAGAACTTTGCATATCCAAGATAAGAGCTATCAGTCCATATTCCCCCATGGCTTCTCATGCTACAG GAAAGCTACATGAAGCGAAAGGTTTTCTAAAGGAAGCTCTTCAAGCATACTCAACAGCATTAGACCTCGAACCTGAACATGTACCCAGTTTGATATCAACTGCTACTGTTCTTCGACAGCTTGGTGAGAGGCTCGTGCCTTCTGTAAGATGCTTCCTTACTGATGCGCTGCGACTAGACAGAATGAATCATGTTGCATGGTTCAACCTTGGCTTACTCTATGAAGATGAAGGCGACAGTTCAGCACTTGAAGCTGCTGAATGTTTTAGGGTCGCTGCTCTTCTTGAAGAAACTGCCCCAGCAGAACCTTTCAGATGA